The Achromobacter deleyi genome has a window encoding:
- a CDS encoding MFS transporter: MQHKAVPTRNIVAAVIGNALEWYDFLVFAFMTPIIAKLFFPTDPSIPGSELNAILMTTAIFGVGFFMRPVGGIILGLYGDKKGRKAAMVMVTSLMAVSIALITVAPTYHAAGILAPIFILIARLLQGFSAGGEFGTSTALLIEMAPNGKRGFYGSWQMAGQMLALLIGAACGTLITEFFTQQQIADWAWRLPFAFGLVIVPIAIYIRRNVDETEVFKQMKEEERQAAASGKVQRLSLGQMLKTHTRETLIGVGLVVTATVSIYITFTYLVTYSTQILKLPLNQTFLVQMAGAALMVLLTPFMGAWSDRVGRRPIVIGSLIGYLVVLYPLYYWLSDAPSIGRLLTVQVVVCLFVSAFFGVFSTVMAELFPARVRSVGLSLAYNVAVMIFGGFAQFIVTWLIKTTGSPMAPAYYVMFGVALGLIAAFYMRERAHEELDH; this comes from the coding sequence GTGCAGCACAAAGCAGTCCCCACACGCAACATCGTGGCCGCAGTGATAGGCAACGCCCTCGAATGGTATGACTTCCTGGTGTTCGCGTTCATGACGCCGATCATCGCGAAGCTGTTCTTCCCCACGGATCCCAGCATTCCCGGCAGCGAGCTCAATGCCATCCTCATGACCACCGCCATCTTCGGCGTCGGTTTCTTCATGCGCCCGGTCGGCGGCATCATCCTCGGCCTGTATGGCGACAAGAAAGGCCGCAAGGCCGCCATGGTGATGGTGACATCGCTGATGGCGGTATCCATCGCGCTGATCACGGTCGCCCCGACCTATCACGCCGCCGGCATCCTGGCCCCGATCTTCATCCTGATCGCGCGCCTGCTGCAGGGCTTCTCGGCGGGCGGCGAATTCGGCACGTCGACGGCGCTGCTGATCGAGATGGCGCCCAATGGCAAGCGAGGCTTCTATGGATCATGGCAAATGGCGGGCCAGATGCTGGCGCTGCTGATTGGCGCGGCTTGCGGCACGCTGATCACCGAGTTCTTCACGCAGCAGCAGATCGCCGATTGGGCATGGCGCCTGCCGTTCGCCTTTGGCCTGGTAATTGTTCCCATCGCCATCTATATCCGCCGCAACGTCGACGAAACCGAAGTCTTCAAGCAGATGAAGGAAGAAGAGCGCCAGGCCGCCGCCAGCGGCAAGGTGCAGCGCCTGAGCCTGGGCCAGATGCTGAAGACCCACACGCGCGAGACGCTGATCGGCGTGGGCCTGGTCGTGACCGCCACGGTGTCCATCTACATCACCTTCACGTATCTGGTCACGTACTCCACTCAAATCCTGAAATTGCCGCTGAACCAGACCTTCCTGGTACAGATGGCGGGCGCGGCGCTGATGGTGCTGCTGACGCCGTTCATGGGCGCCTGGTCGGACCGTGTCGGCCGCCGTCCCATCGTGATCGGTTCGCTGATCGGCTATCTGGTCGTGCTGTATCCGCTGTACTACTGGCTGTCGGATGCGCCCTCGATCGGCCGCCTCTTGACCGTGCAGGTCGTGGTCTGCCTGTTCGTCTCGGCCTTCTTCGGCGTGTTCAGCACGGTGATGGCGGAACTGTTTCCCGCGCGCGTGCGCTCGGTGGGCCTGTCGCTGGCCTATAACGTGGCCGTGATGATCTTTGGCGGTTTTGCGCAGTTCATCGTGACCTGGCTGATCAAGACCACCGGCTCGCCGATGGCTCCCGCCTATTACGTGATGTTCGGCGTAGCGCTGGGCCTGATCGCCGCGTTCTACATGCGCGAGCGCGCGCATGAGGAACTGGACCACTAA
- the accD gene encoding acetyl-CoA carboxylase, carboxyltransferase subunit beta: MSWIDKLLPPRINKTSDSGARRVPEGLWVKCPSCESVLYSEDLAANLHVCPKCDHHMRIGARARIDSLLDMEGRIEIGQTTRSVDTLKFKDTRKYPERLQEAVKATGETDALVVMSGSIRGVPATLACFEFEFMGGSMGSVVGERFARGAQAALDNKTPFICVAASGGARMQESLLSLMQMAKTNAMLTRLSAAGLPFISVLTDPTMGGVSASFAFMGDVVIAEPKALIGFAGPRVIEQTVREKLPEGFQRAEFLLQKGAIDMVVDRRQLREEIARLLALLNNQPADVVTA; encoded by the coding sequence ATGAGCTGGATCGATAAACTCCTGCCTCCTCGCATCAATAAAACCAGTGATAGCGGCGCCCGCCGTGTTCCCGAAGGCCTTTGGGTTAAATGCCCGTCGTGCGAATCGGTGCTGTACAGCGAAGACTTGGCGGCCAATCTGCACGTTTGCCCCAAGTGCGACCACCACATGCGGATCGGGGCTCGCGCCCGCATCGATTCCCTGCTCGACATGGAAGGCCGCATTGAAATCGGCCAGACCACGCGTTCGGTCGACACGCTGAAGTTCAAGGACACCCGCAAGTATCCCGAGCGTCTGCAAGAGGCGGTCAAGGCAACGGGCGAGACCGATGCGCTGGTGGTCATGAGCGGTTCCATCCGCGGCGTGCCGGCGACGCTGGCCTGCTTTGAATTCGAATTCATGGGCGGTTCCATGGGCTCGGTCGTGGGCGAGCGCTTTGCGCGCGGCGCGCAAGCGGCGCTGGACAACAAGACGCCCTTCATCTGCGTGGCTGCTTCCGGTGGCGCGCGCATGCAGGAAAGCCTGCTGTCGCTCATGCAGATGGCCAAGACGAACGCCATGCTGACCCGCCTGTCGGCGGCCGGTCTGCCGTTCATCAGCGTGCTGACCGATCCCACGATGGGCGGCGTATCGGCCAGCTTCGCGTTCATGGGCGACGTCGTCATAGCCGAACCCAAGGCGCTGATCGGCTTCGCCGGCCCGCGCGTGATCGAGCAGACCGTGCGTGAAAAGCTGCCCGAAGGCTTCCAACGCGCCGAGTTCCTGCTGCAAAAGGGCGCGATCGACATGGTCGTCGACCGCCGCCAGTTGCGCGAGGAAATCGCCCGCCTGCTGGCGCTGCTGAACAATCAGCCCGCGGATGTAGTCACGGCCTGA
- the trpA gene encoding tryptophan synthase subunit alpha, which translates to MTTRTDRIAAAFARTAESGRAAALIPYIAAGDPSPAATVSLMHALVDAGADVIELGVPFSDPMADGPVIQRAADRAIAQGVGLPRVLELVAEFRQRDVATPVVLMGYANPIERMGQTEFARRAEQAGVDGVLVVDYPPEEVIEFAATLGEHGIAPIFLLAPTSTEARIKAVAEVARGYVYYVSLKGVTGAGSLNTDDVAERVALIRRHVRGIPVGVGFGIRDAESAQRVARVADAVVIGSKLIETMEQAVANAPDAQKTDAAVAAGSGWLRTIRLALDQVKRENASA; encoded by the coding sequence ATGACAACTCGCACCGATCGTATCGCCGCCGCATTCGCGCGCACCGCCGAATCCGGACGTGCCGCAGCGCTGATTCCCTACATTGCCGCGGGCGATCCTTCGCCCGCCGCCACCGTTTCCCTGATGCATGCGCTGGTCGACGCCGGCGCCGATGTCATCGAGTTGGGCGTGCCGTTTTCCGATCCCATGGCCGACGGCCCGGTGATCCAGCGCGCCGCCGACCGGGCCATCGCTCAGGGCGTGGGTTTGCCCCGCGTGCTCGAGCTGGTGGCTGAATTCCGCCAGCGCGATGTCGCCACTCCCGTTGTTCTGATGGGCTACGCCAATCCGATCGAACGCATGGGCCAGACGGAATTCGCCCGCAGGGCTGAACAGGCCGGCGTGGACGGCGTGCTGGTGGTGGACTATCCGCCGGAAGAAGTCATCGAGTTCGCCGCCACCCTGGGCGAACACGGCATTGCCCCCATTTTCCTGCTGGCCCCCACGTCCACGGAAGCGCGCATCAAGGCGGTCGCCGAAGTGGCGCGCGGTTATGTCTACTATGTGTCGCTCAAGGGGGTGACCGGCGCCGGCTCGCTCAACACCGACGACGTCGCCGAGCGCGTGGCCCTGATACGCCGCCATGTTCGCGGCATTCCGGTAGGCGTGGGTTTCGGCATCCGCGATGCCGAAAGCGCCCAGCGCGTGGCGCGCGTGGCCGATGCGGTCGTCATCGGCAGCAAACTGATAGAAACCATGGAGCAGGCGGTCGCGAATGCGCCCGATGCCCAGAAAACCGACGCCGCAGTCGCCGCAGGTAGCGGCTGGCTGCGCACCATCCGGCTCGCGCTGGATCAAGTAAAACGAGAAAACGCGTCGGCCTGA
- the trpB gene encoding tryptophan synthase subunit beta, giving the protein MKPYDFPDAKGHFGPYGGVFVAETLMHALDELRAAYDHYRVDPAFLEEFNYELKHFVGRPSPVYHARRWSELVGGAQIWFKREDLNHTGAHKVNNCIGQALLAKRMGKPRVIAETGAGQHGVASATVAARYGMECVVYMGSEDIRRQASNVYRMKLLGATVVPVTSGSRTLKDALNEAMRDWVTNIENTFYIIGTVAGPDPYPRMVRDFQTVIGNECLTQMPEAIGRQPDYVVAAVGGGSNAMGIFHPYIPYENVRLIGVEAAGEGMDSGKHAASLAAGQVGVLHGNRTYVMQDADGQVQETHSVSAGLDYPGVGPEHAWLKDSGRAEYVGITDDEALKAFHDCCRIEGIMPALESSHAIAQAVKMAATLPRDAVILVNLSGRGDKDMHTVAERAGIEL; this is encoded by the coding sequence GTGAAACCTTACGACTTTCCGGATGCCAAGGGCCATTTCGGGCCTTATGGCGGTGTTTTCGTGGCGGAAACGCTGATGCACGCGCTCGACGAGCTGCGCGCGGCCTACGACCATTACCGTGTCGACCCCGCCTTCCTGGAAGAGTTCAACTACGAACTCAAGCATTTTGTCGGCCGGCCCAGCCCGGTCTACCACGCCCGCCGCTGGTCCGAACTCGTGGGCGGCGCCCAGATCTGGTTCAAGCGCGAAGACCTGAACCACACCGGCGCCCACAAGGTGAACAACTGCATAGGCCAGGCTTTGCTGGCCAAGCGCATGGGCAAGCCCCGCGTCATCGCTGAAACCGGCGCAGGCCAGCACGGCGTGGCCAGCGCCACCGTGGCGGCGCGCTACGGCATGGAATGCGTGGTGTACATGGGCAGCGAGGATATCCGCCGGCAGGCGTCGAACGTCTACCGCATGAAGCTGCTGGGCGCCACCGTGGTGCCGGTCACTTCCGGTTCGCGCACCCTGAAGGACGCGCTGAACGAAGCCATGCGCGACTGGGTCACCAATATTGAAAACACGTTCTACATCATCGGCACGGTGGCGGGTCCCGATCCCTATCCCCGCATGGTGCGCGACTTCCAGACCGTGATCGGCAATGAATGCCTGACGCAGATGCCCGAGGCCATCGGCCGCCAGCCCGACTACGTGGTGGCGGCGGTGGGTGGCGGCTCGAACGCCATGGGCATCTTCCATCCCTACATCCCCTACGAAAACGTGCGCCTGATCGGCGTGGAAGCCGCGGGCGAGGGCATGGACAGCGGCAAGCACGCCGCATCGCTGGCCGCGGGCCAGGTGGGCGTGCTGCATGGCAACCGCACCTATGTCATGCAGGATGCCGACGGCCAGGTCCAGGAAACGCATTCCGTCTCCGCCGGCCTGGACTACCCCGGTGTCGGCCCCGAACACGCCTGGCTCAAGGACTCCGGCCGCGCCGAATACGTCGGCATTACCGACGATGAAGCCCTGAAGGCCTTCCACGATTGCTGCCGCATCGAAGGCATCATGCCGGCGCTGGAGTCGTCCCACGCCATCGCCCAGGCCGTGAAGATGGCGGCCACGCTCCCGCGCGACGCCGTCATCCTGGTCAATTTGTCGGGCCGTGGCGACAAAGACATGCATACCGTCGCCGAACGTGCCGGTATCGAGCTCTAA
- a CDS encoding Rne/Rng family ribonuclease, with protein sequence MKRMLFNATHQEELRVAIVDGQKLIDLDIETAGREQRKGNIYKGVITRIEPGLEACFVNYGEDRHGFLPFKEVARSFFKEGVDVRSARIQDALREGQELIVQVEKEERGNKGAALTTFISLAGRYLVLMPNNPRGGGVSRRVEGEDRQELRDTMEQLELPQGMSIIARTAGIGRNVEELQWDLSYLLQLWTAIDGAARDNSAPILIYLESSLVIRAIRDYFSPEIGEILIDTDEIADQATAFMSVVMPDNVQRVKRYRDDIPLFSRFQIEHQIETAYSRTVQLPSGGAIVIDHTEALVSVDVNSARSTRGADIEETALRTNSEAADEVARQLRLRDLGGLIVIDFIDMEDSKNQRAVEQRLRDALHFDRARVQMGKISRFGLMELSRQRLRPALNEGSHITCPRCNGTGVIRDAESSALHVLRLLQEEAMKENTAAVHAQVPVDVATYLLNEKRADITKMEARLKVNLMLIPNKHLETPHHHIERLRHDDPRLEELKTSFELVEAPATDAPWQPRESEIKARPEALVKGITPSQPAPVSTPAAPVAAPAAPATSGGLGGLFKRLVGWLTGNAEPAKPAPTAQEESAKRATSSRGKGRSGHDGQERRGERHGSDRNRNRRGESRNEGAEGTEGGRHHVRGNRRSEGERGERHNRNEARGERDTQATQAALASSRPEQATELNGEDTGAGRNRRRGRGRNRREEGQSDAPMSEQESMVAALAQTVATALPDAKPATASAQDADEAAELAADAIPTADDAEGAADPERKRRRRRSRRGRRSQEEAGLAGSDEQQEDGSDDDAGEQAEGVAAQPAQAAEEAQAPKAEAAPVQAQQVQAATAQAEEVAAQPVQVEARQVEAQQVETPKAEPVQAAAEPVAQPVQTAAPEVTQPVAVEPASQASAPAEPEQAPVQAPAVEPVVAKAPAAPVTEVAAVAAAPAPAPVAPVTAQPIVVPATAPSAKSQALHDVLNAAGLQWVETDPDRHAQTQLRIAAAHTPTRLGRERKPVAPVSNEPLVQVETHH encoded by the coding sequence ATGAAGCGCATGCTGTTCAATGCGACGCATCAGGAAGAATTACGCGTCGCTATCGTCGATGGGCAAAAACTCATCGACCTCGACATCGAGACTGCCGGCCGCGAACAACGCAAAGGCAACATCTACAAAGGTGTCATCACCCGGATCGAACCCGGCCTGGAAGCCTGCTTCGTCAACTACGGCGAAGACCGTCACGGCTTTCTGCCCTTCAAGGAAGTTGCCCGCAGCTTCTTCAAGGAAGGCGTGGATGTCCGTAGCGCCCGTATCCAGGACGCCCTGCGCGAAGGCCAGGAACTGATCGTCCAGGTCGAAAAGGAAGAGCGCGGCAACAAGGGCGCAGCCCTGACCACGTTCATCTCGCTCGCAGGCCGCTACCTGGTCCTGATGCCCAACAACCCCCGTGGCGGTGGCGTTTCGCGCCGCGTCGAGGGCGAGGACCGCCAGGAACTGCGCGACACCATGGAGCAGCTCGAGCTGCCCCAGGGCATGAGCATCATTGCGCGCACCGCGGGCATCGGCCGTAACGTCGAAGAACTCCAGTGGGACTTGTCCTACCTGTTGCAGCTCTGGACGGCCATCGATGGCGCCGCGCGCGACAACTCCGCGCCCATCCTGATCTACCTGGAATCCAGCCTGGTCATCCGGGCCATCCGCGATTATTTCTCGCCCGAAATCGGCGAGATCCTGATCGATACCGACGAGATCGCCGACCAGGCCACCGCCTTCATGAGCGTGGTCATGCCGGACAACGTCCAGCGCGTCAAACGCTACCGCGACGATATCCCGCTGTTCTCGCGCTTCCAGATCGAACATCAGATCGAAACGGCGTACTCGCGCACCGTGCAGCTGCCTTCGGGCGGCGCCATCGTGATCGATCACACCGAAGCGCTGGTCTCCGTCGACGTCAACTCCGCCCGCTCCACCCGCGGCGCCGACATCGAGGAAACCGCGCTGCGCACCAACTCGGAAGCGGCCGACGAAGTAGCCCGCCAGTTGCGCTTGCGCGACCTGGGCGGCCTGATCGTCATCGACTTCATCGACATGGAAGACAGCAAGAACCAGCGCGCGGTTGAACAGCGCCTGCGTGATGCCCTCCATTTCGACCGCGCCCGCGTCCAGATGGGCAAGATCTCGCGCTTCGGCCTGATGGAACTGTCGCGCCAGCGCCTGCGTCCGGCCCTGAACGAAGGCTCGCACATCACCTGCCCGCGCTGCAACGGCACCGGCGTGATCCGCGACGCCGAGTCCAGCGCGCTGCACGTGCTGCGCCTGCTGCAAGAAGAGGCGATGAAGGAAAACACCGCGGCGGTCCACGCCCAGGTGCCGGTCGATGTGGCCACCTACCTTCTGAACGAAAAGCGCGCCGACATCACCAAGATGGAAGCCCGCCTGAAGGTCAACCTGATGCTGATCCCCAACAAGCATCTGGAAACGCCGCACCACCACATCGAGCGCCTGCGCCACGACGATCCGCGCCTGGAAGAACTGAAGACCAGCTTCGAGCTGGTTGAAGCGCCGGCCACGGATGCGCCCTGGCAGCCTCGCGAAAGCGAAATCAAGGCTCGTCCGGAAGCGCTGGTCAAGGGCATCACGCCCTCGCAACCCGCTCCCGTCTCGACGCCCGCGGCCCCGGTTGCGGCGCCTGCCGCTCCCGCCACGAGCGGCGGCCTGGGCGGCTTGTTCAAGCGCCTGGTCGGCTGGCTGACCGGCAACGCCGAACCCGCCAAGCCTGCACCCACCGCCCAGGAAGAAAGCGCCAAGCGCGCCACCTCCAGCCGCGGCAAGGGTCGCAGCGGCCATGACGGCCAGGAACGCCGTGGCGAGCGCCACGGTTCGGACCGCAACCGCAACCGTCGCGGCGAATCGCGCAACGAAGGCGCCGAAGGCACCGAAGGCGGCCGTCACCACGTGCGCGGCAACCGCCGCTCCGAGGGTGAACGCGGCGAACGCCACAACCGCAACGAAGCCCGCGGCGAACGCGACACCCAGGCCACGCAAGCGGCCCTGGCGTCCAGCCGCCCCGAGCAAGCCACGGAACTCAATGGCGAGGACACCGGCGCCGGTCGCAACCGCCGTCGTGGCCGCGGCCGTAACCGTCGCGAGGAAGGCCAGTCCGACGCGCCGATGAGCGAACAGGAAAGCATGGTTGCCGCGCTGGCTCAGACCGTCGCCACCGCGCTGCCCGACGCCAAGCCGGCCACGGCATCCGCGCAGGACGCCGATGAAGCCGCCGAGCTGGCAGCCGATGCCATCCCGACCGCTGACGACGCCGAGGGCGCAGCTGATCCCGAGCGCAAGCGCCGCCGCCGCCGCAGCCGCCGTGGCCGCCGCAGCCAGGAAGAAGCAGGCCTGGCCGGCAGCGACGAGCAACAGGAAGACGGTTCCGACGACGACGCCGGCGAACAGGCGGAAGGCGTAGCCGCCCAGCCCGCCCAAGCCGCCGAAGAAGCGCAAGCCCCCAAGGCCGAAGCGGCTCCGGTGCAGGCGCAACAGGTGCAGGCCGCTACCGCGCAGGCAGAGGAAGTTGCCGCCCAGCCGGTGCAGGTCGAGGCCCGTCAGGTCGAAGCCCAACAGGTCGAGACCCCCAAGGCCGAGCCTGTGCAAGCCGCCGCTGAACCCGTGGCCCAGCCCGTGCAAACGGCTGCTCCCGAGGTGACTCAGCCGGTCGCCGTGGAACCTGCCAGCCAGGCTTCGGCTCCTGCCGAACCCGAGCAAGCTCCGGTGCAAGCGCCTGCCGTGGAACCCGTGGTGGCGAAGGCCCCCGCCGCGCCCGTGACCGAAGTGGCAGCCGTTGCGGCCGCTCCGGCTCCGGCCCCCGTGGCTCCGGTCACCGCACAGCCCATCGTGGTGCCGGCAACGGCGCCGTCGGCCAAGTCCCAAGCCCTGCACGACGTGCTCAACGCCGCCGGCCTGCAATGGGTGGAAACCGATCCGGACCGCCACGCGCAAACGCAGCTGCGTATCGCCGCGGCGCACACGCCGACCCGCCTGGGCCGCGAGCGCAAGCCTGTGGCACCCGTTTCGAATGAGCCCCTGGTTCAAGTCGAAACGCACCACTAA
- the argE gene encoding acetylornithine deacetylase: protein MNARTWLETLVGFDTTSRNSNLALIETVRDWLKGQGVDAWLAHNPERTKANLFATLPAQDGNQQGGIVLSGHTDVVPVDGQDWSTDPFKLVEKDGLLYGRGSCDMKGFIAGSLALVPEFLAMPRKKPIHLAFSYDEEVGCAGAPYMLADLHERGIRPEGCVVGEPTGMQVVVAHKGINLFRCKVHGKAAHSSLTPRGCNAIEYAARLICRIRDLADSFKAKGPYDQFYDVPFSTMTTNQIRGGIAVNTIPELCEFTYEFRNLPGMRPDDIQAEVEKYVREELLPRMKAEFDGASIEIETGAAAPALEASEEAAITQLVRALTEDRATRKVAYGTEAGLFQGIGIPTVVCGPGHIEQAHKPDEYVALDQLASCETFLRRMGQSL from the coding sequence ATGAACGCGCGCACCTGGCTGGAAACGCTGGTCGGTTTTGACACCACCAGCCGCAATTCCAATCTTGCCCTGATCGAAACCGTCCGTGATTGGCTCAAGGGCCAGGGCGTGGACGCGTGGCTGGCGCACAACCCCGAGCGCACCAAGGCCAACCTGTTCGCCACGCTGCCCGCGCAGGACGGCAACCAGCAGGGCGGGATCGTTCTGTCGGGCCACACCGACGTGGTGCCCGTCGATGGCCAGGACTGGAGCACGGATCCGTTCAAGCTCGTTGAAAAGGACGGGCTGCTCTATGGGCGCGGCAGCTGCGACATGAAGGGCTTCATCGCGGGATCGCTCGCCCTGGTGCCGGAATTCCTGGCCATGCCGCGCAAGAAGCCCATTCATCTTGCGTTCTCCTACGACGAGGAAGTCGGCTGCGCCGGCGCTCCCTACATGCTGGCCGACCTGCACGAACGCGGCATACGGCCCGAGGGCTGCGTGGTGGGCGAGCCCACCGGCATGCAGGTGGTGGTGGCCCACAAGGGCATCAACCTGTTCCGCTGCAAAGTGCATGGCAAGGCGGCGCACTCGTCGCTGACGCCCCGCGGCTGCAACGCCATCGAATACGCCGCCCGGCTGATCTGCCGCATCCGCGATCTGGCCGACAGCTTCAAGGCCAAGGGCCCGTACGACCAGTTCTACGACGTGCCGTTCTCCACGATGACCACCAACCAGATCCGCGGCGGCATCGCGGTCAACACCATCCCCGAGCTGTGCGAATTCACCTATGAATTCCGCAATCTGCCGGGCATGCGGCCTGACGATATCCAGGCGGAAGTCGAGAAATATGTGCGCGAAGAGCTGTTGCCGCGCATGAAGGCGGAATTCGACGGCGCCTCCATCGAGATCGAGACCGGCGCGGCGGCGCCCGCCCTGGAAGCTTCGGAAGAGGCCGCCATCACCCAGCTGGTGCGCGCGCTGACCGAAGACCGCGCCACCCGCAAGGTGGCGTACGGCACCGAAGCCGGCCTGTTCCAGGGAATTGGCATCCCCACGGTGGTCTGCGGTCCCGGCCATATCGAACAGGCCCACAAGCCCGACGAATATGTCGCCCTGGACCAGTTGGCCTCCTGCGAGACCTTCCTGCGCCGCATGGGACAGTCGCTCTGA
- a CDS encoding acyloxyacyl hydrolase, with amino-acid sequence MQSTKKKMLTRLAGLALAGAATLASAQSSEGTQGGVSLHYGIGDHYQRLTLNYETASVWTYKFGGNWGRLDLTPELGASYWQADGSRSPGHVWQFSAIPMFRWWTGERFYIEAGIGATLFSSTRFANENISTAFQFGDHVGLGFLVTPNNRIGVRYSHFSNAGIKRPNPGLDVLQLTYTYQF; translated from the coding sequence ATGCAGTCGACCAAGAAGAAAATGCTTACGCGCCTTGCTGGCTTGGCCCTGGCGGGAGCCGCCACGCTGGCCAGCGCGCAATCCTCCGAGGGGACGCAGGGCGGCGTCAGCCTCCATTACGGCATTGGTGATCACTATCAGCGCCTGACGCTGAACTACGAAACTGCCTCTGTCTGGACCTATAAATTTGGCGGCAACTGGGGCCGGCTGGACCTGACGCCCGAACTCGGCGCGTCGTACTGGCAGGCCGATGGTTCGCGCTCGCCGGGCCATGTCTGGCAGTTCAGCGCCATTCCGATGTTCCGCTGGTGGACCGGCGAGCGCTTCTACATTGAAGCCGGTATCGGCGCCACGCTCTTCTCCAGCACGCGTTTCGCCAACGAGAACATCAGCACGGCCTTCCAGTTTGGCGACCACGTCGGCCTGGGCTTCCTGGTCACGCCGAACAACCGCATCGGCGTGCGCTATTCGCACTTTTCCAATGCTGGCATCAAGCGCCCCAACCCGGGTCTCGATGTGCTGCAGCTGACCTACACGTACCAGTTCTGA